The Tamandua tetradactyla isolate mTamTet1 chromosome 5, mTamTet1.pri, whole genome shotgun sequence genome window below encodes:
- the CLPS gene encoding colipase — MEKVLVLLLVALAVAYAVPDPRGLVINLDDGELCLNSLQCKSRCCHRSSGLSLARCMPQASENSECSAKTLYGVYYKCPCERGLTCEADKTIVGSITNTNFGICHDAGRA; from the exons ATGGAGAAAGTCCTTGTCCTTTTGCTGGTCGCCCTCGCGGTGGCCTATGCAGTGCCCGACCCTAGGGGACTCGTCATCAACCTG GATGACGGCGAGCTCTGCCTTAACAGCCTCCAGTGCAAGAGCAGGTGCTGCCACCGGTCCAGTGGTTTGAGCCTGGCCCGCTGCATGCCCCAGGCCAGCGAGAATAGCGAGTGTTCTGCCAAG ACATTGTATGGGGTATACTACAAATGTCCTTGTGAGCGGGGCCTGACCTGTGAAGCGGACAAGACTATCGTGGGCTCCATCACCAACACAAACTTTGGTATCTGCCATGATGCTGGACGTGCCTAG